The genomic window AACAAGTTACTCCTGCACTGACAGAGCAGCCCTTGCTCATGGCAGAAAGTTCTGGAGACTGCTCACAGTAAAcagaggcctggagcacctggAGCAGCCCTCCACACCCTCCCTCCATGCCTGGGGATCCAGACACCCTGTTGCTCATCTTCATTTTCCCAACTGCCTCCAGGTTTGGCTCAAATCCTGTACCAGAGCCTATCCTTTGAAATGCTGATacacaggagaagaaaacagtgatggATGATGTGTAGCCTTCTCTCACCATGCTCCCTGAGGTCTTCCAGTgtggctgctctgaggtctACACTGTGGATCTTGGAGAGGGCTTGACTCATAGCAGCATAAATAGGCTTCCTctggtgaggctgcagctcAGGAAGGGAGACGTCACTGTAGATACGGCCAGCACAGTGCTCCATCAGATAGAAAGGGGTGCCCAGGGTGCTGGGGAAGCAAGGCAGAACCAGCAGATCTGAGGTTAATCCTGCTACCACCCCTCAAATCTCACCTGTACCTTGAACATGCCCCCAGGCCTCCCTTGGGTGGAAGTAAGAGCAGCCTCAACAGCAGCTGAGCACTCACAGCCAGCTGTGGCCTGGGTTCAAGCCCACATCAGGCTGCCAGCCTGCAGCACACGGCTGTGACATGATGagtcctgctccctgcagccccaggaagCTGAGCTTGGGACCAGGCTACAGCACCAGCCACCTCTCTGCGTGCCCTGCCGCAGGCTCTAGAGCCAAGCTGTCAGACTGCACACAGACATCACAAACGGTGGACACACGTTTAACTGCAGTGCAGAGACTTTATTACTGCAGCCAGCAGTGATCTGAGCGTAGCTGTGCTGACTGCAGGCTAGACAGGGTGTCCTGGTTGCAGACGTGCTGCTATCACGGCTGTAGACCCTGAGGCAAGTCTAGGGACTGGCAGTTAGAAAAATCACCTCCTTATTGGAAACTTGAAAATATTGAGTCAGCAGGAAGCCCAACAATGTTGTTTTATAGCAGCTTTTCAAAGGAAGAGAGCATTTTGGTTAATTGCTAAAATAAGGACACACCTAAACCAAGCCAAATAAAAGTGTTACTGTCCTTTGAACTTCTAGAGACTTCTCTAGCCCGAGACTGGGCAAACACTAATTACACCAGTGCACTCTGTGAGGCCTggctcctcttctctcctcatCTTTGGAGAAATCTGGCTGAAGATGACAAGCACAGAGTGAAAGCTGAGGGACAAGATTACCTTCCATCCTCGCAGAGAGCAAGTACAGTGGGAACGGGAACACCGGCCTCAGAGAGTGCCTTCAGTATCCTGCCAGGGTGAGTCAGAGAGCCGTGTCAGCACAGAATGGCAGTAGGGAATCAATACCAGAACTGCACTGTTGCTAGGCAGACACACAGCGTAAAAGGGAGCCCTGTGCTCAGTTTTAAACATgctgaaaaagcaaagctggGGGTAGGGGAAAGAAGCACATCAAAAGTGCCAGATGCGACAGTGGGATCCTGTGTCTCCCAACATGAGCTGTGGTGTGCTCTGGGGATTGGAAGGAGTGGCAGTGCAGGAGTGGGGAGGGCGCTTTCACAggctcctaacagcatgctcgCCGCCAGCTGCACAGCCTTGGCTCTCAATGCAGCCCTGCCTCCCGCGAGCTGCAGCAGACAGATACCAGACTGGGATACAGAGCTGTGCAAAACACAGGGGAGGACAATGTGGGAAGCAGGTGCTAACTGTGTGTGTGATGTGGAACAGAAAAGCCAAGGCTGGAATAGAATAATGTCTCTAGGGCAGGATTGTATGGGATCTTCTACAAGTCTTTCCTGGTCAGCTGCCTTGAGGAGCACAGCTCCTTCTCACCTGTATTCCCTTCTGACAGCAGAGCCTGGGGGATGCAGGCTGGCAGAGGGCTCCTTCTTCAGCACTAGCAAGCGATCTCCAAACTTGATGGAATAGGTCTGGGTAGACAGTCCATGGCCAAACTGCCGTAACACTAGCGGGCCTGAAGAGTTAAGAGCAGAGGGTCAGCAGACAGAAGCATGAGCTGGGATTATTTCTCACCACTTCTCCAGGTTTTACTTCCCCCTCCTGTGCCTGAGTCCGAGGTCTCACTTGCAGCAATCAGGAACCCACCTTTTGCTCCTGTGTCCCAAATCCCATGGGAGCATGGTGATTGCTCATGGATGGCTCACAGGCCAGGAATATCCCTGGCATCTCTTTGGTAACTTGTGCTCAACCCCTCCCCAGTGAGGAAGTCCTAAAATGTTGTTTCTCATTTCTGGGAAACAGTGATGGATCACTGAACAGCTGCAACATCTGCTTGGATTAGAAACCTTTCATTATCATTGTTTTTCAATCCATCTGGTATTTGATGGAAAGAGCCAATGGCTCCAGAATACGTAAGCTATCAGGCTGAAGAGCAAAAAGCATGCAATACCTCTTGCCTGGTCATTGAGAACATTTTCAAGGTACTTTTGCAGATGATCTTTTGGGATTTCCATGCTTGGTCTCACTGAACGAGTATATGGAACAAAGCCTTGCAAAGGAAAACCCAGATAGGTTTCCAGCTCTTTGAGTGCTGCTTCTGGATCATCGACCTAAAAGCAGGAGAGAGGAAGGCACTGTGAGGTTGGGCTGCGTTAACAGCTGCAGTTCCCTGTGTGCAGTTCAGGGGAGCAGAGTTCACTCTTCCCACTGGTCCCATGCTTGTCCTTCCCCCTCACCAAAATAACCCCCTGGGCTCACGGTCTCCGAAGCCTGGGGATTAACCAGTCCATCCCCAGCTGACAGACACGTGAAGCATCAGAGCTTCTAGAAGGGTATTAAATATGTCTTATTTTCTCACATCAGACAGATGCGGTTGTGTCAACCATACAATTAGGGCTGTTTTTCTAAAAGGGAACTGAGGTCTGTAAAGGAGAAGTCACTTCTCCGAGGATACACTGGCTGTAGGGTTAAGAGCCATGAACGAAAAAGGTCAGTGCAGACTTTACCAGTAATCCTGCCCTTTAACCCCACCACATCCTATAAaaacgaggacaggctgaaacaAAAGATTTGGCAACATAGGTCTGCCACTGCGACTGAAAATCCTGAGCCATTCAAGTCAAACACAGCTTCTAGACTTAAAAATCAGACCCAAAGCCTGCCCTGGTTGCATTGCTTTGTACCTTCACTGTTTTAATTCCAAGCTGGGCTGCTGCTTTTAGGTTCTGGCTGTTGTTGTCGAGGAAGATGGATTCCTGGGGTTGAACGCCCAAGCGCTCCAAGCACAACTTGTAGATACGAGGGTCTGGCTTGCACATTCCATCCCGGTAAGATTCAACCAACTATGGCAACAGCAAATGGATTATGCATGAGCCTCCCATGACCACAAACATCTGTGCAGTGCTGGAGATGGAGGATGGGAGGGTGGGAAAGAGACTGACAACCTAAATAATGTGAAATAAAGGATAGGAAACAGAGGACTGACAGGGCTGGATAGGACATGATTCAAGTGACTGTGTGGGTGCCAACTGCTTGGCTGTGGCTCTGTCAGCTCAAATAAACTAAACAGGACCAGCCAGTCTTTGGATGGAAGATATCCAATGAGATGTCACCATGTGGGAGACTCTCTGGGTGTTCCAGACTGCACTGAACAAATTGCTCAATGCTGTCCAAGAAAACCTTTGAATTGCACCACCTTCCAAATGATCTAGAAAAGCAGTGTCCTGGCCATTGCACCTATCAGCCATGCCAAAGCAATCTTCACAGTAGCAGAGATGTTGACCATAATCATCTGCCTGACTTTGGATCCAAAAAACCTTGAATCAGTCTCCAAATAATCCCATTGTCCtcaaaactataaaaaaatcaagcaatATTTTGCCCCTGCACTGATAAGACACTCCAGGAATAGAAATGAATCTATTAGATTGACATAAAAGCTAATCTTAATGGAAAACCGCattcaattacatttttttttcactaattaCTGTGCAGTGCTGTTGCCTGCTGTTACAGAAGAGCCACACGGTGTGAGTGATGACACTGGATAGGCCATGGTTATTGAAGTGCTTTGAAACAGTCTGGGATGAAAGGTACCACAGAGCATCACAACAGAGCATCATTCCACTAAGAGAACCCCACAGGCACTGGTGTCACTAGTAGAATGCACAGAAAGGCAAGTCAATAATGACATAATGTTGACAATGTGACTTTAAACAGTCCCAGGTTTTACATGTATCAATACAACTCTTCTTTACGTATTTTGTTGTCTCAATCAAGGCTATAAACCAAACATAAGCCATGAATAAACTCCTGAAATTCAAAGATGTGACTTGAGGTGCACAAAATCAAAATTCTCTGTCATGCTGAGGTGAGTCCTCTTAGCTTCCCGTTCAAGTGAAGCCACTCAAATCAGCCTCGAGGTTCGTGGCTGTTCTTCTGCTTCatatttgcagaaaagaagTGCGCTGTAAGAGGAGTCTCTTGCCCGCTCCTCGGCTCAGACAGACTGGCATGCTGGGGTAGTGGGATTTTCTATAGTAGAGGGGATGCTTTGCAATCCTCTGCAATAAAACAGGCTTTAAAAGAGTAAGGACAGGGGCACTGGGTAATGACATCCACTTCTTGTACGATTTGGCACCTGCATGTAAACAATTCTAGTTGTTGCTTTCTATAGACCTAGCTACAGAAATCCATTTGGGAAGCCATTCAGACTTACCACATCAAAGTGCTCTCGGTCCAGGGGCAGAAAGTTCTCTCCATTCAGCAGGCAGAAGTTGTTGCTTAGAAGAGCTGTCTTCAGACCTTCTGCACGGATACACTGTACTGCTTCTGCCATTATGGGGAGCTGTTTTATCATCTCATTTCTGATTAGGTCCGAGAGAAAAGAGTCCACTGGAACACAGATGTTTGCCTAAGAAACCAGAGGAACCCCCAAGAATGATAATTAGCCATAAATGGGTTTTaagcagggaggaaaataaGAGTGGTTGGGTAGGTAGGTTGCCTGATCATCTTATCTTGCTTTCCTACTTCCTTTGGCAGCAGAAGACAGTCAGTAAATCTCTCAGCTAAATTGcttaaagcaaataaacaagcCTTCTCATGTTTATAATtctacagaagcagcagcagagatgaagGGCTGATGTGGGGAAAGAGAAATGCACTAGGACCATGGCTGCCATGGAATCAAGGCAGGTTAAGATAAATACTGCTCTACTATTCAGCAGGCAGGAAAGGAACTTGCATTTTAGAATGAGTTGtttcaaaaaaccaaaattttgtATTCAAAAGCAGATCCATGCTCTGTGTTCCTGGAACTGTGGTGGAGGGGCTTCTACTCATCTTAAGAACCCTCTGGGGAGACCATGGCCTCCCTCCACCGAGCACGTCCATGCATGAACTGGCAGCAAAGGCTTTTAGTTGATCTCTGACTCTCTGACTTCTCATCTTGGCTGACCCTAGAGGTGTCTTGAAATAGAAAAAGCTATGAAATATGCAGGAGGAGGATGGTGGAAGTGAAGGCAAATTCAGCTGACCATCCCGCCTGGGTGCTAGAATGGCGATAGCAGTGAAAAGTCCACCTTGATCAGACAGCAATGCTTCCTAGACGGTAAATCCAAACCCTTCTGCCAAAGGAATTCTTTTATAAGCTCCTCTTTCCTCACTGAGCCACCACATTGCAGGATCCCATTTCCCTGCAGTCAGGAAGTAcaaagagaggagggggagttGGCTTACAATCTCAAAGCACTGCTGTCCCAATTCCTGCAAAAACTCCACAGCTGTCAGCTCTCCTCTTGTGTACTTCAGAGAGAGACTATTTTCCCCTCCAGAGAGTACAGCTTGCTGGATGGTGCCGGCTGGAATACAATTCCGGGCCTCCCAGTCTACATAGAGAAAGTAAGAAAGCCAGGAGAGAGCATGTACGACATCATCAGAGCTGGGAAATGAGCTTGGAATCCCTCTGAAGTCTGATACATTGACCAGCACTCATGAGAACCAACCTGCTCGCCTGGGATGATTTACCTAGACACAGCAAGAAGTTTGGGCACTTCCCCAATCGAAACACCTCACCTCTGGGTTTGGTGTGATACCCTTGGGGTGAAAACACAGAACTCTTAGTGTCCCGAAGGACAGGACCAACACTGGGTGGCAGCCGCTGATGTCATTACAGGACAGTTTCACTATCAGGTGGGTTCTAGATCTGATCTGGAGCTGTCAAAGCAGTTGCTGGTTGCTGTCAGTTCTAGTACTTCTCATGGCACAATGGGGCACCATCACCTTGTCATCACCGCTAGTTCTTGAATATCTTAGCAGAACCAGAGGCAGCTGACAGGGACACCAGGAATTTACTTTCCCTCTATGCACAGAAACTAGAGGAGCAAATAAGAAATGAGAATACACACCTGTGGCTGTCTTGTAAGGGGATGGGAGGAGCACTCCGCATGCATTGAAGATCACGGCTTTATAATGGCACCATCCTGATTGCTTCCACCGAATTAAACCCTGCGGGTGCTGCTGAATCCCAGCacggagcagggaaggggcacaAGCAATTCTCCTCAGGTACATGCTGTGTAAAATGCGTATCTGGCTCAAGCTGACTGAGAGAGCCTAGGATAGAAAGATTATCATTACAAGGGTTAGTATGTATTCATGCATATGAAGCCTCCCAGCCAAACTGGCGCAACTGAAGGCGGTTTCACACAGGGTCCTTAGACCCTTCTGATGTCCAGGTACAACCCAATTTGACTGATCACTAACACACACACCACTGACTATTCATCACTGCAAATCTTTGCAGAGTGACTACATTTTTGCAACACTCCTGTTGCTTCTCTATTGATCCAAATCTCCCTGGAGTCAGTCTTGCTGTAGTTACTGTTCTGTGATCTAGATGATGCCGTGAGGGTTTCAAAGGCATGTTAGAGGGGCTGTAGGATGCTGGCATTGTCTCAGTTACCCAGGGGTTTCCCTTATTCATCACAGACAGCTCTAAGCTATAAAGCCAAGTCCTTATTTCCAAGGCTGTGCTGTCCTTTAGTTCCTTTTACTTAAGCATGAACGATACCAACGCCTGTGTTGTCCAAAATATGGATCTGCTGCCCAGTGTGCAGTAGCCCATCTCTACACCACCAAGACATTGTTCATTCAGAGTTTACACCAATTCTGGACGCTCAGGAGGACCTTCCAAACTCAAGTGTAAAGCCCCAAACACAGACCCCACAATTTTTTATACTACAAATAGATAAATACTCATAGAATTCCTGAAAAGTCATGCATATTCATAACCAATCATACTACCTCCATCTTTTACCACACGTGCATCCCCAAACCGTGAATGTATTTATGTGATCCCTAGAGGTTACTCCACAGTGCTTTACTGATGAACTTTTGCTGGATTTTCCTCATAAAGTATTAAAGTCAAGTCATTTGTCCTCGTATTTCTCCATTATCACATCCTTGCTTGGCTCACTCTGTTTACCAGACTATTCTTGATCTGAAATTTGTCCCACAGAGCCCATTCAAGGTTAGTTTTGCTAAAAAGTCAATATATTTAACCATataaccata from Phaenicophaeus curvirostris isolate KB17595 chromosome 17, BPBGC_Pcur_1.0, whole genome shotgun sequence includes these protein-coding regions:
- the ACAD10 gene encoding acyl-CoA dehydrogenase family member 10 isoform X2, which produces MYLRRIACAPSLLRAGIQQHPQGLIRWKQSGWCHYKAVIFNACGVLLPSPYKTATDWEARNCIPAGTIQQAVLSGGENSLSLKYTRGELTAVEFLQELGQQCFEIANICVPVDSFLSDLIRNEMIKQLPIMAEAVQCIRAEGLKTALLSNNFCLLNGENFLPLDREHFDVLVESYRDGMCKPDPRIYKLCLERLGVQPQESIFLDNNSQNLKAAAQLGIKTVKVDDPEAALKELETYLGFPLQGFVPYTRSVRPSMEIPKDHLQKYLENVLNDQARGPLVLRQFGHGLSTQTYSIKFGDRLLVLKKEPSASLHPPGSAVRREYRILKALSEAGVPVPTVLALCEDGSTLGTPFYLMEHCAGRIYSDVSLPELQPHQRKPIYAAMSQALSKIHSVDLRAATLEDLREHGNYIPWQVETWSKHYRAMETHVIPAMERLIDWLPLHFPESQKTTVVHGDFRMDHLVFHPDRPEVLAVLGWKLSTLGDPISDLANNCMAYFLPPHFNALRGLRKCDLGHLGVPTAEEYSQMYYSHMGVERPENWNFYMAFAFFRLAAVLQGLHKCSLAGRPVPGESSPEDAEFVADLAWEFAIKEGFRVFDSLPTTKPLARRHYSTWARRGPFLRRSYGTWPCPGAAPEPKVSLVTPPTSLLGIVQHLGCKLEKIMGVQWSFLIAQPTWAPHPLLELKAESARTKAVALTMTVRAMDQDSQVCGAEHHSSADPSLVLHLDLSPTSG
- the ACAD10 gene encoding acyl-CoA dehydrogenase family member 10 isoform X1, with amino-acid sequence MYLRRIACAPSLLRAGIQQHPQGLIRWKQSGWCHYKAVIFNACGVLLPSPYKTATDWEARNCIPAGTIQQAVLSGGENSLSLKYTRGELTAVEFLQELGQQCFEIANICVPVDSFLSDLIRNEMIKQLPIMAEAVQCIRAEGLKTALLSNNFCLLNGENFLPLDREHFDVLVESYRDGMCKPDPRIYKLCLERLGVQPQESIFLDNNSQNLKAAAQLGIKTVKVDDPEAALKELETYLGFPLQGFVPYTRSVRPSMEIPKDHLQKYLENVLNDQARGPLVLRQFGHGLSTQTYSIKFGDRLLVLKKEPSASLHPPGSAVRREYRILKALSEAGVPVPTVLALCEDGSTLGTPFYLMEHCAGRIYSDVSLPELQPHQRKPIYAAMSQALSKIHSVDLRAATLEDLREHGNYIPWQVETWSKHYRAMETHVIPAMERLIDWLPLHFPESQKTTVVHGDFRMDHLVFHPDRPEVLAVLGWKLSTLGDPISDLANNCMAYFLPPHFNALRGLRKCDLGHLGVPTAEEYSQMYYSHMGVERPENWNFYMAFAFFRLAAVLQGLHKCSLAGRPVPGESSPEDAEFVADLAWEFAIKEGFRVFDSLPTTKPLARRHYSTWARRGPFLRRSYGTWPCPGAAPEPKVSLVTPPTSLLGIVQHLGCKLEKIMGVQWSFLIAQPTWAPHPLLELKAESARTKAVALTMTVRAMDQDSQVNRHTHPTFDPSMAQIKQHRDTSFLGPPPHQERGFAIWGRSVEQSITAAQTPA
- the ACAD10 gene encoding acyl-CoA dehydrogenase family member 10 isoform X3; this encodes MYLRRIACAPSLLRAGIQQHPQGLIRWKQSGWCHYKAVIFNACGVLLPSPYKTATDWEARNCIPAGTIQQAVLSGGENSLSLKYTRGELTAVEFLQELGQQCFEIANICVPVDSFLSDLIRNEMIKQLPIMAEAVQCIRAEGLKTALLSNNFCLLNGENFLPLDREHFDVLVESYRDGMCKPDPRIYKLCLERLGVQPQESIFLDNNSQNLKAAAQLGIKTVKVDDPEAALKELETYLGFPLQGFVPYTRSVRPSMEIPKDHLQKYLENVLNDQARGPLVLRQFGHGLSTQTYSIKFGDRLLVLKKEPSASLHPPGSAVRREYRILKALSEAGVPVPTVLALCEDGSTLGTPFYLMEHCAGRIYSDVSLPELQPHQRKPIYAAMSQALSKIHSVDLRAATLEDLREHGNYIPWQVETWSKHYRAMETHVIPAMERLIDWLPLHFPESQKTTVVHGDFRMDHLVFHPDRPEVLAVLGWKLSTLGDPISDLANNCMAYFLPPHFNALRGLRKCDLGHLGVPTAEEYSQMYYSHMGVERPENWNFYMAFAFFRLAAVLQGLHKCSLAGRPVPGESSPEDAEFVADLAWEFAIKEGFRVFDSLPTTKPLARRHYSTWARRGPFLRRSYGTWPCPGAAPEPKVSLVTPPTSLLGIVQHLGCKLEKIMGVQWSFLIAQPTWAPHPLLELKVCGAEHHSSADPSLVLHLDLSPTSG